The Lycium barbarum isolate Lr01 chromosome 10, ASM1917538v2, whole genome shotgun sequence genome includes a region encoding these proteins:
- the LOC132614146 gene encoding actin-depolymerizing factor 2, giving the protein MANAASGMAVHDDCKLKFLDLKAKRTYRFIIYKIEEKSKQVVVEKLGEPTESYEDFTAGLPADECRYAVYDFDFMTAENCQKSRIFFIAWSPDTARVRSKMIYASSKDRFKRELDGFQVELQATDPTEMGLDVFRSRAGGIEC; this is encoded by the exons ATG GCTAACGCTGCATCTGGGATGGCTGTGCATGATGATTGCAAGCTGAAGTTTCTAGACTTGAAGGCAAAAAGAACCTACCGCTTCATCATCTATAAGATTGAAGAGAAGTCAAAGCAAGTTGTTGTGGAAAAGCTTGGTGAACCAACTGAAAGCTATGAGGATTTCACTGCTGGCCTCCCTGCTGATGAGTGTCGGTATGCTGTCTATGACTTTGATTTCATGACAGCAGAAAACTGCCAGAAGAGCAGAATATTCTTCATTGCTTG GTCACCTGACACGGCAAGGGTGAGAAGCAAGATGATTTATGCAAGCTCCAAAGACAGGTTCAAGAGAGAGCTTGATGGATTCCAGGTAGAGCTGCAAGCAACTGATCCTACAGAGATGGGGCTCGATGTTTTCAGAAGTCGAGCTGGCGGAATTGAATGTTGA